In Oryza sativa Japonica Group chromosome 1, ASM3414082v1, the genomic stretch GGAAGAGGCGATGATGTCAATGAACTCTATGGGCCGTCTAGCTGCAAGGATCTGCTCACACTTTACAACTTCAACCGGCAGTATGTCAACATGGATAAGACTTGGTTGTCTAAACAAGCAGAGATGAGCACTCTCCAGCTCGGGCAGTGGAAGCCGTCATGGAGACACCGCATTGAAATTGTGAGCCCCGAGACCCTGGAGGCGGCAACCATGTGCGAGAGCCTAAAGTACCTCAGCCTCCGAGGCATCTCTCTCATTGAGTATATCCCAGACTCTATCGGCAATCTCCAGAATCTCGTGGTGATGGACCTCAGTGCGTGCCACAACTTGGAGAAGTTGTCAGATTCTATCGGCTCACTTCGCAAGCTGCAGTTTTTGGATGTTTCGGAGTGCTATCTCCTGGATGAAATGCCTGAAGGGATAGGAAGCCTGGAGGAACTCCAGGTTCTGAAGGGTTTTCTTGTGGGTGGCGCCACCAGCAAAAGTAACCCATGTCGTCTAGCAGATCTAGCTAGCTTGCCCAAGCTGAGGAAGCTGAGCATTAGCACTGGGCGGCGAGCATTAGTGGTACAGGAAGATGAGCTGAACAAATTGCAAGGGTGCACAGCCCTTGAGTCCTTGACTATAACAtggggagcagcagcagctgcacaaGGGCCGAAGCGTCAACTGATATCTGGTGTTGAAGGAAGCATCAAAGGAACCTCCATGGGATCAGAGCTGTTGCTTCCTCCAAGACTTGAGAAGCTGGACCTGCGGCGCACCCCCATGGAGAACTTGATGCATTTGCTTCATCCAGGAAATGCTGAGAACTTGAAGAGACTGTATATTCGAGGAGGGAAGCTGAAGAGCTTTGGTGATGTGGAAGGTTGGAATGTCGAGACGCTTCGTGTGAGGTTCCTGAAAGTCTTGGAGTGTGATTGGGAGCGACTCAGAGCTTCATTTGGCAAGCTACGTTTTCTGGAGATGCGTGAATGTCCCAATCTAACTTCATGGGAATGCGACGGCGAAGGTGTTTGGAGGGAGGACGATGACAATGGTACCACGCATGTAGGTTGCTTCGACAAATAGCTAGCTAGATTATAGGCAGATAATGGAGGACGAAGCAATTCGGTGCTGTTCGACATGTGCCGGCGCTCGGCTGGCAGAGCAGCTGCAGTAGCTTGAATGGCGGAAGCGGTGGCGGCTGGTCGGGGTGTGGGGTGTTGATGCTGTGCTACGCCGCCGGCAAGTGCAGGGGCAACTTCCACGCCAAGCAGCTGAGCCAGCGCGGCGAGCTGCTCACCGTGGTGTGGCTGCTCGTGGCGCACTTCGGCATGGGTAACC encodes the following:
- the LOC4325754 gene encoding disease resistance RPP13-like protein 4, whose translation is MSTWSGAASMPLRSAAGVFSAADNRLKEIDTLVGEIQMDFRSLHTPNCVFNGEEIEDDDDVVDPEYLEIMTLAGQIRCGVRELQTALDRKRIYDSSYGDEDRSMEETQGQACWFPSASQLELVIHSLDAQLRHCLLCLAMFPADELIKKKMLIHYWIGEGIVQSVTAGKDCFTDLLSRGLIQPACQRQHCSKVHYCKIPPIVSNFLVKTAHRMGFYQFDGEGKPMEDFDSERSRRACLWERQIGGRGDDVNELYGPSSCKDLLTLYNFNRQYVNMDKTWLSKQAEMSTLQLGQWKPSWRHRIEIVSPETLEAATMCESLKYLSLRGISLIEYIPDSIGNLQNLVVMDLSACHNLEKLSDSIGSLRKLQFLDVSECYLLDEMPEGIGSLEELQVLKGFLVGGATSKSNPCRLADLASLPKLRKLSISTGRRALVVQEDELNKLQGCTALESLTITWGAAAAAQGPKRQLISGVEGSIKGTSMGSELLLPPRLEKLDLRRTPMENLMHLLHPGNAENLKRLYIRGGKLKSFGDVEGWNVETLRVRFLKVLECDWERLRASFGKLRFLEMRECPNLTSWECDGEGVWREDDDNGTTHVGCFDK